The Mercenaria mercenaria strain notata chromosome 8, MADL_Memer_1, whole genome shotgun sequence genome has a segment encoding these proteins:
- the LOC123522966 gene encoding probable ribosome biogenesis protein RLP24 encodes MRLEKCYFCSSTVYPGHGIQFVRNDCKIFKFCRSKCHKAFKKKRNPRKSRWTKAFRKAAGKDLAVDPSFEFEKRRNVPVKYNRQLWTNTVKAMQRITEIKSRRQNQFILNRLKKGKELRKEADMKEVEKNIHLIKSPAARSAKLEKKLVQVIEEDDAEKMEEL; translated from the exons ATGCGTTTAGAAAAGTGTTACTTTTGTTCATCTACAGTATACCCTGGACATGGGATACAGTTTGTTCGTAATGATTGTAAG attttcaaattttgtcgTTCAAAATGCCACAAAGCTTTCAAAAAGAAGCGTAATCCCAGAAAGTCACGGTGGACAAAAGCTTTCAGAAAAGCTGCAGGGAAAGATCTGGCAGTGGATCCATCATTTGAGTTCGAAAAGAGAAGAAATGTACCTGTAAAATATAACAGACAACTTTGGACTAACACAG TGAAAGCCATGCAAAGAATTACAGAGATTAAAAGCAGAAGACAGAATCAATTCATACTTAACAG attAAAGAAGGGCAAAGAATTACGTAAGGAAGCAGATATGAAAGAGGTTGAGAAAAATATCCACCTTATTAAATCACCTGCAG CACGGTCGGCGAAGCTGGAGAAGAAACTGGTCCAAGTGATCGAGGAAGATGATGCAGAGAAGATGGAAGAGCtgtaa